Below is a genomic region from Fusobacteriaceae bacterium.
CACGATCATCGGAAAGACCTGCTCGATCTTGCGGTCCACGGCCCAGCCGGCCACGGCCGGCGTTCCCAGAAGATTGAAACTCGACTGGAGGATCACATTGGCCAAAGAAAAAGAGGTCGATTGCAGGGCTCTGGGAATTGCGATCCGAAGCAGTTTCGGGAGCATCAGCGGATGTATCCGGATTGCGGTAATTCTGACTTTCCAGACATCCCGGCTCAAGACCAGCGTACCCAGAGAAAGGACGGCGCACACAAACTGCGATATGACCGTGGCGATGGCTACTCCCGCCACGTCGAGGCGCAGGCCGACGACAAAAAGAACATTGAGCCCCACATTGAGGATCGCGCAGACCACAAGGAAATAAAGCGGCGTTCGGGAATCGCCGATTGCCCGGAAAACGGCCGTGCACATGTTATAGATCATCGTGAACACAAAGCCCCACGACACGATGCGCAGGTATCTGAGCGAATACGCGAAGGCGTCGTCGGGAACCCGCATCAGCGTCAGGATGGATTTTCCGAGGAAGAACATCGATACGGAAATGATAAGCCCCAAAATCGCGCTTACGGCGAGAGACGTGTGGATGGCCTGGGAAAGGGGCTTGTGCTTGCGGGCGCCGAAGTACTGGGCGATAATTACCGAGCAGCCCGAGGAGAGCCCGATGGAAAAACTGATAAAAATATTCATCATGTAGAAGGGGCTGCCCCCGACTGCCGCTAGCGCTTCCTTCCCCACGAAATTGCCTACGATCATCGTATCGGCCGTGTTGTAAATTTGCTGTAACAGCGTACCCAGCATGATCGGGAAGAAAAAAAGCAGCAATTGACGCCAGATCGGGCCTGTCAGGATATCCACGGAATTTTTCTTTTTCATGATTTGCCTCGCGATGTGCTATAATCCATACTATAACACAATTTTTCCCCGATTGCAACATCCGCGCAAAAAAGATTGAAAAAATGTCCGTTTCATTATATAATTGGAGCAGAAAGAAATTCCGCGGGAGCGACATATGAGCGTATTTCTCATTACCCGAAAAAAGGTCATGATCTCCGTAATGGCGCTTGTCATTCTTTTTGTTGCGCTCCTGAGCCGGTACGCGAACAACGGACATAAGATTGTTAAATACCCCGACGGCGCCATACAGCGGGATTACACCCTGAAAAACGGCAGACTGAACGGACCCGCCACTTGGTATTATGAAAACGGGACGCTCCGTACGGAGGGGGAATTCAAGAACGGCTTGAAACACGGCGGACGCAAGGAATATTATGAAAACGGGCGAATCAAGGAAATATCCGAATGGCGTGACAACAAACTCGAAGGTCTTTATCTCGAATACTATGAAAACGGCTGCCTCAAGACAAAAAGCAGATTTGAAAACGGGATGCAAAACGGTCTCCGGCAGGAATACGACGAAGAAGGAAAGCTCATGTCGGAAGCTTTCTGGAAAGACAATCGACAACACGGCCTTCTGCGGGTCTATTATCCCGGGGGGACAGTCAAGGTCGAAAGCAATTTCTTTATGGGAATGCAGCACGGCAATCGGAAGGAATATTATCCGACCGGAGAATTACGTGCGGAGGGAAACTGGATCGGCGACGCCCTTGAAGGCGTGCTCAAAGAATATGCCGAAGACGGGCGCATCCTGGCCGAAAGTCACTTTGTGAAAGGATTGCAGGACGGCATCCGTCGCGAATACTATGATACCGGCAAATTACGCTCGGAAGGGAACTGGCGCGGCGGCAGGAAAGACGGCCCCGTGACTTGGTTTTATCTGAACGGCAACAAGGAAGTTGAAAGCAATTTCGTCCTCGACAATCAGGAAGGTCTCCGTTACGACTACTATGACGACGGTTCTCTCAAGGCCGAAAGTCTGTGGCGGGACAACAAGCAAAACGGCGAAACCCGCTGGTATTATCAAAACGGACAGCTGGCTTCGGTCAGCCATTGGAAGGACGGCATGCAGGACGGCGCCCGGCTCGAATATGACGAGCAAGGCGCGTTTCGGGCTGAGAGTTACTGGATTGCCGACCGTCAAAACGGACCCATGAAGGTCTACGACGAGGAAGGGGTTCTCGAAAGCGAAAGCTGGTGGGCCGACAACGTTCCCGACGGCCTGACCCGGGTGTATTTTCCCGACGGCAAGCTTTATCTCGAGGAAAACTATATCAAGGGGCAACTTCACGGCGTTCGCAAAGAATATTATGAGAACGGAAACCTGAAAAGCGAGGGCCAATATAAAGAAGGACTGCCCGACGGTCTGACCCGAGAATACTACAAGAACGGAAAATTGGGCGGTGAGCTCAACTACCGCTCAGGCAAAGGCGACGGTCGCATTACCTATTACGACGAGGCCGGTCAACGTATCCTCGAGGAGCTCTATGAGGACGGCGTTTTGATTCAAAAAATCAAATAAGCTCCCTTTCGGGAGCTCAGAATTTGGCTTTTGTTCTATTTGTTCAAAACTTTGAAGAGAAACTCCCGGGTTCTTTCCTGCCGGGGCCGCTCGAAAAGCTCGACTGGCGTACTGTCTTCGAGGATGCGGCCGTCGTCCATAAAGAATACCCTTGTGGCGACATTTTTCGCAAAGCCCATTTCATGCGTTACGATAAGCATAGTCATGCCGTCTTTGGCCAGTCCCCGCATGACGTCCAGCACTTCCTTGATCATTTCGGGATCGAGGGCCGAGGTCGGTTCGTCAAAGAGCATGACTTCCGGATCCATGGCCAGAGCCCGGGCAATGGCAATACGTTGTTTCTGGCCGCCCGAGAGCCGGTTCGGGTATTCGTGTACCTTATCGAGGAGCCCGACCCGCTTCAAAAGCCCCATGGCAATCTCTTCGGCCTCGGCCTCGCTCAGATTTTTCAAGCGCTGGGGCGCCAGCATCAGATTCTCGAGAACGGTCTTGTGGGGAAAGAGATTGAAGAGCTGAAACACCATGCCGACCCGCTCCCGGAGCTTGTTGATGTCCGTGGCCGGATCCATGATGTCCATATTGTCGATATAAACATGGCCGGAGGTCGGTTCCTCCAGTTTGTTGATGCAGCGCAGAAATGTAGATTTCCCCGAGCCCGACGGCCCGATGATGGCGATGATTTCGCCCCGGTGCACGTCCTTGCTGATGTCCTTCAGGACTTTGAGCTCGCCGAAATCCTTGTAGAGGTTCGTAATTTTGATCAAAGGGCTTACGCCCGCGGGTTCAGTCACTTTCTCTCATCCTCCATTCCACGGCCCGCATGATTTTCGTAAAGATGGCGGTCATGATCAGATAAATGAGCCCGATGGCAAGCAAGGGCTCGACGCCGCGATAAGTCAAGCTTGTGATGATGTTCGCCGAGCGCAGCAGATCCACGCCGCCGATGAAGCCCACAATGGAGGTCTCTTTGAGGAGCGTGATGAATTCGCTGACGAGAGCCGGCAGAATTTTTTTGATGGCCTGGGGGATAATGATTTCCCGCATGGAAAGCCCGTAAGGCATGCCGAGAGCGCGTGCGGCTTCCATCTGGCCTCTGTCGAGACCCTGGATCCCGGCTCGGATAATCTCGGCCACATAGGCGCCGGAATTGATCCCGAAGGAAAGACTCGCGATCAGGATGATCGGCGCGTCCCGCAGAGATCCGATAAAGATGACGTTTGCCATGATCATCAACTGGACCACGGCAGGGGTGCCGCGGATCACGTCCACATAAAAGAAGCCGATTTTTTCAAGAGGATTGAATTTTTCCCAGCCGCGCACATGCTTCAGCGGATAGAATTGCGACAATTGAAAGAGCGCGCAAAGAACGCCCAGAATCAGCCCGATAAAGGCCGCCATCAACGTGCAACCCAGAGAAAACCCCAGTCCCCGTATAATATACAGGTATCGCTGGCCATCAATGAAGATGCCCTTCAATACTTCCAAGTATTCCATCTATGCCTCCCTTTTTGAAGCGATTACATTATGTATCCTACCATAAATCGGGCGTTCTGTCAACCAAAGATCTGTATTTACGGGCGATTTTTCCGAAAAAAATCTTCGGGGACTTGCGTCCAAAGGAAAAACATGCTATGATGATAGAGGAAAACATTTTGCACGCCCACAGGGGCATGGAGGGATAACATGAAAAAATTTTACAAGACGGAAGGCACCTGTTGCAAGGAAATCGGCGTTGATCTGGACGCCCAGGGACGCGTGGCTGAGGTGGAATTTGTCGGAGGTTGCGACGGCAATACTCACGGGATTGAAAATCTCGTCAAGGGCATGAGCGCCGAGGAGATCATCTCCCGCTTGCGCGGCATTGAATGTGGAAAGAAGGGCACATCCTGCCCAGATCAGCTTTCGAAAATATTGGAACTGGCTGAAAAAGAAATTTAGTCCGATAATTTTTTAAACTGTTCGATTGCGTATTCCAGCAAACTTTCCCTTTGATTTGCTTCAGGATTTTCAAGGACAAGGTCCAGACAGTTTTGTAAGACGGAACCCATTTCCGGTCCGCTTTTGAAACCGAGTCTTCTGAGATCGCGACCGTTGATCGCGAGGTCTTTGAGCGAAAAAGGTTCGGAATCCGAAAGAACTTCCCGGATCAGCTGCGCGGCCTCTTCGATTTTCGAAAAATCATAGGGGGGAAAGCTGCCCGTGATGTCGGCCCGGGCCAGGGCGATCAATTGAAGGCTTGTCTTAACGCCAACGCGATTGAGCAGTTTGCGCGCGGCGCTTTTGCTCCGGATATGCCAAAGCGAAAGATGTTCCCGGACAAGGTCTGTGACCGAGCGGATGACTTCCCCGGAATACCGAAGATTTTCGAGGCAGGCCTTGGCGAT
It encodes:
- a CDS encoding MATE family efflux transporter, with the translated sequence MKKKNSVDILTGPIWRQLLLFFFPIMLGTLLQQIYNTADTMIVGNFVGKEALAAVGGSPFYMMNIFISFSIGLSSGCSVIIAQYFGARKHKPLSQAIHTSLAVSAILGLIISVSMFFLGKSILTLMRVPDDAFAYSLRYLRIVSWGFVFTMIYNMCTAVFRAIGDSRTPLYFLVVCAILNVGLNVLFVVGLRLDVAGVAIATVISQFVCAVLSLGTLVLSRDVWKVRITAIRIHPLMLPKLLRIAIPRALQSTSFSLANVILQSSFNLLGTPAVAGWAVDRKIEQVFPMIVGSFGVAVTVFTAQNYGAKKIDRVKKGLRVCLQINVALTTLISLFTYFVGPKLCRYFTNDAEVLGNAALMIRFLSPFYLSYIFYELMAGFLYGIGISLAPMLMTGFGIGIFRLIWVWLVIGNRPDIYKIIGCYPASWGLTSLLFLCYYWTSKRKKERIG
- a CDS encoding toxin-antitoxin system YwqK family antitoxin, coding for MSVFLITRKKVMISVMALVILFVALLSRYANNGHKIVKYPDGAIQRDYTLKNGRLNGPATWYYENGTLRTEGEFKNGLKHGGRKEYYENGRIKEISEWRDNKLEGLYLEYYENGCLKTKSRFENGMQNGLRQEYDEEGKLMSEAFWKDNRQHGLLRVYYPGGTVKVESNFFMGMQHGNRKEYYPTGELRAEGNWIGDALEGVLKEYAEDGRILAESHFVKGLQDGIRREYYDTGKLRSEGNWRGGRKDGPVTWFYLNGNKEVESNFVLDNQEGLRYDYYDDGSLKAESLWRDNKQNGETRWYYQNGQLASVSHWKDGMQDGARLEYDEQGAFRAESYWIADRQNGPMKVYDEEGVLESESWWADNVPDGLTRVYFPDGKLYLEENYIKGQLHGVRKEYYENGNLKSEGQYKEGLPDGLTREYYKNGKLGGELNYRSGKGDGRITYYDEAGQRILEELYEDGVLIQKIK
- a CDS encoding amino acid ABC transporter ATP-binding protein; translation: MIKITNLYKDFGELKVLKDISKDVHRGEIIAIIGPSGSGKSTFLRCINKLEEPTSGHVYIDNMDIMDPATDINKLRERVGMVFQLFNLFPHKTVLENLMLAPQRLKNLSEAEAEEIAMGLLKRVGLLDKVHEYPNRLSGGQKQRIAIARALAMDPEVMLFDEPTSALDPEMIKEVLDVMRGLAKDGMTMLIVTHEMGFAKNVATRVFFMDDGRILEDSTPVELFERPRQERTREFLFKVLNK
- a CDS encoding amino acid ABC transporter permease; protein product: MEYLEVLKGIFIDGQRYLYIIRGLGFSLGCTLMAAFIGLILGVLCALFQLSQFYPLKHVRGWEKFNPLEKIGFFYVDVIRGTPAVVQLMIMANVIFIGSLRDAPIILIASLSFGINSGAYVAEIIRAGIQGLDRGQMEAARALGMPYGLSMREIIIPQAIKKILPALVSEFITLLKETSIVGFIGGVDLLRSANIITSLTYRGVEPLLAIGLIYLIMTAIFTKIMRAVEWRMRESD
- a CDS encoding TIGR03905 family TSCPD domain-containing protein, which produces MKKFYKTEGTCCKEIGVDLDAQGRVAEVEFVGGCDGNTHGIENLVKGMSAEEIISRLRGIECGKKGTSCPDQLSKILELAEKEI